In a single window of the Acetivibrio clariflavus DSM 19732 genome:
- a CDS encoding accessory gene regulator ArgB-like protein — translation MIDAFSKKVTGLIKKNLNDITPEKEEVIDYGIKILVYETIVIASAFSAALFFGVFKYFLAVFLIYSILRMVEGGAHMNSRIKCIATYAAIIFGSIFLSKNIYIASPYYSIPVFLINFFAAYKYAPGDSLEKPILKKKLKVKLKVLSLIVITVLSLGSFILWYSDKILFNAALITSLSVTFLLSPIGYRFAKCQRGS, via the coding sequence ATGATAGATGCTTTCAGTAAAAAAGTTACCGGTTTAATTAAGAAAAATCTAAATGATATCACTCCTGAAAAAGAAGAAGTTATAGATTACGGCATTAAAATACTTGTTTACGAGACAATTGTTATAGCTTCTGCTTTTTCTGCCGCACTATTTTTCGGAGTTTTTAAATATTTTTTGGCGGTATTTTTAATCTACAGTATTTTGCGAATGGTAGAGGGCGGGGCTCATATGAATTCACGCATAAAATGTATTGCAACATATGCTGCTATAATCTTTGGATCTATATTTCTATCGAAAAATATTTATATTGCCAGTCCATACTATTCTATCCCAGTCTTTTTGATAAACTTTTTTGCAGCATATAAATATGCACCCGGAGATTCATTGGAAAAGCCTATATTAAAGAAAAAACTTAAGGTTAAACTAAAAGTGTTGTCACTGATTGTGATTACAGTACTTTCTTTAGGCTCATTTATCCTATGGTATTCTGACAAAATTCTCTTTAATGCTGCTTTAATTACATCATTATCAGTAACCTTTCTCTTGTCTCCTATAGGCTATAGATTTGCAAAATGCCAAAGAGGAAGTTAG
- a CDS encoding AgrD family cyclic lactone autoinducer peptide, translating to MIKRKVPYFLSTILALLAVSAASLSASTSFPFVAYQPKMPKSLIKEN from the coding sequence ATGATTAAGAGAAAAGTGCCTTATTTCCTTAGTACCATTCTTGCACTGTTGGCAGTATCTGCTGCATCTTTATCGGCTTCTACCAGTTTCCCGTTTGTTGCCTATCAGCCGAAAATGCCGAAATCTTTAATAAAAGAAAATTAA
- a CDS encoding lantibiotic protection ABC transporter ATP-binding protein produces MAELILETRNLKKYYGNQLAVKDVSLKIPKGTVYGLLGPNGAGKSTTLKMITGLMKPSEGEIIAFGEPWQRKHLLRIGSLIETPALYGNLTAEENLLVHTKLMGIQREKIYEVLELVDLKNTGKKLASKFSMGMKQRLGIAIALIGDPELLILDEPTNGLDPVGIQELRDLICSFPKRGITVLLSSHILSEVSQIVDNIGIISEGILKYQGRINPDENLEKLFMRVVKGEN; encoded by the coding sequence ATGGCAGAGTTGATACTTGAAACAAGGAATTTGAAAAAATACTACGGAAATCAGCTTGCTGTAAAAGACGTTTCATTGAAGATTCCCAAAGGAACCGTATATGGACTTCTTGGCCCTAATGGAGCCGGAAAGTCTACAACACTAAAGATGATAACAGGTTTGATGAAGCCGAGTGAAGGCGAGATTATCGCCTTTGGCGAACCATGGCAGCGAAAACATCTTTTGCGGATAGGTTCGCTTATCGAAACACCGGCATTGTACGGTAATCTGACAGCAGAAGAAAATCTATTGGTGCATACAAAGCTTATGGGAATACAGAGAGAAAAGATTTATGAAGTTCTTGAGTTGGTAGATTTAAAAAATACCGGAAAAAAACTTGCTTCTAAGTTTTCAATGGGAATGAAGCAGAGGTTGGGAATTGCGATAGCACTTATTGGCGACCCTGAGTTGTTGATTCTTGATGAACCAACCAATGGCCTTGATCCGGTCGGAATTCAGGAGTTAAGAGATTTAATTTGCTCTTTCCCAAAAAGAGGGATTACAGTGCTTCTTTCAAGCCATATATTATCTGAAGTTTCTCAAATTGTCGATAATATAGGCATTATAAGCGAAGGCATACTCAAATACCAAGGTAGGATAAATCCTGACGAAAATCTTGAGAAATTGTTTATGAGAGTTGTAAAGGGGGAGAATTAA
- a CDS encoding lantibiotic immunity ABC transporter MutE/EpiE family permease subunit, which translates to MIDMVKSELLKYKRTFMRKLIVFAPLFFVLYAIPQKLYIPADFIHPWYLLIDLVYNWWPVIFIPLGMALFAALIESQEKKAGNYRGLRAHNISPASIWISKIIVMAGHTFLTTIVLIIAILLCGFITAGGTIPWLELFAGAFVIWLVSLPLIPIQLCAATWKGTFFSMAIGFIGLIAGVLAAPKSYWLYVPWSWATRLMCPIIGVHPNGTLLSASDPLRDISVIPKGIMMSVVVFILFTMITSVWFTGREVK; encoded by the coding sequence ATGATCGATATGGTAAAATCAGAATTACTAAAATATAAAAGAACTTTTATGAGAAAATTAATTGTTTTTGCCCCTTTGTTTTTTGTATTATATGCAATACCTCAGAAGCTATATATACCTGCTGATTTCATTCATCCATGGTATCTTCTTATAGATTTGGTCTATAACTGGTGGCCTGTAATCTTTATTCCCCTTGGCATGGCATTATTTGCAGCATTGATTGAATCGCAGGAAAAAAAGGCCGGAAATTATCGGGGGTTGCGTGCACATAATATTTCTCCGGCTTCCATATGGATATCTAAAATAATAGTCATGGCAGGGCATACCTTTCTTACCACAATAGTTCTTATCATTGCAATATTGCTCTGTGGTTTTATAACAGCCGGAGGAACAATTCCATGGCTTGAGCTGTTTGCCGGAGCATTTGTTATATGGCTGGTATCTCTTCCGTTAATACCGATACAATTATGTGCTGCAACCTGGAAGGGAACGTTCTTTAGCATGGCAATAGGTTTTATAGGACTCATTGCCGGTGTTTTGGCAGCACCAAAATCCTATTGGCTATATGTGCCATGGAGTTGGGCTACAAGACTTATGTGTCCAATTATAGGTGTGCACCCTAACGGTACTTTATTAAGTGCATCAGACCCGCTTAGAGATATTTCTGTAATACCAAAAGGGATTATGATGTCCGTTGTAGTATTTATACTATTTACAATGATTACTTCCGTCTGGTTTACCGGAAGGGAGGTAAAATAG